A stretch of the Corylus avellana chromosome ca6, CavTom2PMs-1.0 genome encodes the following:
- the LOC132184556 gene encoding F-box protein GID2-like, translating to MKRAMADGEAREKGEDKKMKKIRVEGEEEGGGGGGEEEEEEEEGEEGGRGSGFVNLDENLLYEVLKHVDARTLASAGCVSKLWHRTAQDERLWELICTRHWANIGCPKQQLRSVVLALGGFRRLHSQFLCHLSKPQSSGSSASSSASSSSSSWSPFAPMIGSKPPTRWGKDEVHLSLSLLSIRYYEKMNFNNRGR from the coding sequence ATGAAGCGTGCAATGGCTGACGGTGAGGCTAGGGAGAAAGGGGAGgacaagaagatgaagaagatcagagttgaaggagaagaagagggaggaggaggaggaggagaagaagaagaagaagaagaggagggagAAGAAGGGGGAAGAGGAAGTGGGTTTGTGAATCTGGATGAGAATCTGCTGTACGAGGTGTTGAAGCATGTGGACGCGAGGACGCTGGCGTCGGCGGGCTGCGTGAGCAAGCTGTGGCACAGGACGGCGCAGGACGAGCGGCTCTGGGAGCTGATCTGCACCAGGCACTGGGCCAACATCGGCTGCCCCAAGCAGCAGCTCCGATCTGTGGTTCTCGCTCTGGGGGGGTTCCGTCGTCTCCACTCCCAATTCCTCTGCCATCTCTCTAAGCCACAATCATCGGGCTCGTCTGCTTCTTCATCGGcttcgtcgtcgtcgtcgtcttGGTCTCCCTTCGCGCCGATGATCGGGTCGAAGCCGCCGACTCGGTGGGGAAAAGACGAGGTTCATCTCTCGCTTTCGCTTCTCTCGATTCGCTACTACGAGAAGATGAATTTCAATAACAGAGGCAGATGA
- the LOC132184641 gene encoding MFP1 attachment factor 1-like — MSDSELITAPPPEGDSAKEQAPEMEAEPQEKHGQEPTKKPSNNSSLTFSIWPPTQRTREAVVNRLVETLSNFSVLSKRYGTLPHDEASAAAGHIEDEAFAAAEGSVSAEDDGIEILQVYSREISRRMLETVKNRAASGSAADTTAPPTASPSVAPTTTTASEDESSAVTES; from the coding sequence ATGTCGGACTCAGAGTTGATCACCGCGCCACCACCAGAGGGAGACTCAGCAAAGGAACAAGCGCCGGAGATGGAAGCGGAGCCTCAAGAGAAACACGGCCAAGAGCCGACCAAGAAGCCCAGCAACAACAGCAGCCTCACATTCAGCATATGGCCCCCGACGCAGCGCACCCGCGAGGCCGTGGTGAACCGCCTGGTTGAGACGCTGTCCAACTTCTCTGTTCTCTCCAAGCGCTACGGCACCCTGCCACACGACGAGGCCTCCGCCGCCGCTGGCCACATCGAGGATGAGGCGTTTGCCGCTGCCGAAGGCTCCGTATCCGCCGAGGACGATGGCATTGAGATCCTCCAGGTCTACTCCAGGGAGATCAGCCGCCGCATGCTGGAGACTGTCAAGAACCGCGCCGCTTCGGGCTCTGCCGCTGACACCACTGCGCCGCCGACTGCGAGCCCGTCTGTTGcacccaccaccaccactgcCAGTGAGGATGAGTCGTCCGCTGTGACCGAATCTTGA
- the LOC132183571 gene encoding uncharacterized protein LOC132183571, with product MSMNKSSTTTSMKTLLIVLGIAMLVFSAQFGVGECRALRSMAACEQEGGGGGGGNGADQSVGMASTFVVSANNSSSNGPLARSLAFRLASGPSKKGPGH from the coding sequence ATGTCAATGAACAAGAGCTCAACAACAACATCAATGAAGACTCTTCTGATTGTATTGGGTATAGCCATGTTGGTTTTCTCGGCGCAATTTGGCGTCGGCGAGTGCAGAGCCCTCCGATCGATGGCGGCATGCGAACAAGaaggcggcggcggcggcggtggCAACGGAGCTGATCAGTCTGTTGGAATGGCTTCGACGTTTGTGGTTTCTGCTAACAACTCCAGCAGTAATGGTCCTTTGGCAAGGAGCTTGGCGTTTAGGTTGGCTTCTGGACCCAGCAAGAAAGGCCCTGGTCATTAG
- the LOC132184240 gene encoding cytochrome P450 81C13-like, whose product MENFYSYLAFFLSVFFIIIIKLVNSHNQKLPPSPFSLPIIGHAQLLKQPLYQTLDTLSLQYGSILYLKLGSRSILVLSSPSLVEECFTKNDIIFANRPRTMAGDHFTYNSTAPVWAPYGHMWRNLRRILAVEIFSQMNLQKSSVVRQEEVHSLLRQIYRASNRGPQRLELRYLFSLLMFNIMMRMVAGKPCVGEEAAASMDLGKQNLKEFKENYSANLSINICDFFPVLRWVGYKGLEKSMIRLQRKRDRFLRLLIGEIKQNKASSLNKRTLIETLLSLHESEPELCSDNVIKSIVMMMFVAGTDTTSTTMEWAMSLLLNHPEALEKVRAEIDNQVGRGRLLNDLDLPKLPYLRCVINEALRLYPAAPLLLPHFSSKDCTLGGFHIPGGTILLVNAWGIHRDPKVWEEPNTFKPERFEAFDGEKERFKFVPFGTGRRACPGAGMAMRTMSLALGTLIQCFDWERVGKKMVDMSQGLGVLLAKAEPLEAVCSPRPSMISILSQL is encoded by the exons ATGGAAAACTTTTACTCTTACCTTGCTTTCTTCCTCTCTGTttttttcatcatcatcatcaaactTGTAAACTCCCACAACCAAAAACTACCACCGTCTCCATTTTCTCTGCCGATAATCGGCCATGCCCAGCTCCTTAAACAACCGCTCTACCAAACGCTGGACACCCTGTCGTTGCAGTACGGTTCAATACTTTACCTTAAATTGGGTTCCCGGTCTATCCTCGTACTATCTTCTCCATCCCTTGTCGAAGAATGCTTCACCAAGAATGACATAATATTTGCAAATCGCCCCCGCACAATGGCAGGGGATCATTTCACTTACAACTCGACTGCTCCCGTCTGGGCCCCATATGGCCACATGTGGCGGAACCTCCGGCGCATCTTGGCCGTTGAGATCTTCTCTCAGATGAATCTCCAGAAGTCTTCCGTCGTCCGACAAGAAGAAGTTCACTCCCTTCTTCGCCAAATATACAGAGCCTCAAACAGAGGACCCCAAAGGTTGGAGTTAAGGTATTTGTTCTCGCTTTTGATGTTCAATATAATGATGAGAATGGTTGCCGGCAAGCCGTGTGTCGGAGAGGAGGCGGCGGCAAGCATGGATTTGGGAAAGCAAAATCTCAAGGAGTTCAAGGAGAATTACTCTGCAAACTTGTCAATTAATATATGTGATTTCTTTCCAGTTTTGAGGTGGGTTGGTTACAAAGGGTTGGAGAAGAGTATGATCAGGCTGCAGAGGAAGAGAGACAGATTCCTCAGGCTTTTGATAGGAGAGATTAAGCAAAACAAAGCCAGTTCCTTGAATAAGAGAACTCTGATTGAAACTCTTTTGTCTCTTCATGAATCAGAACCTGAACTCTGTTCAGATAATGTCATAAAAAGCATCGTAATG ATGATGTTTGTTGCGGGAACAGATACAACATCAACAACCATGGAATGGGCAATGTCACTACTTCTGAATCATCCAGAGGCATTGGAGAAGGTTAGAGCTGAGATTGACAACCAAGTTGGACGTGGGCGCTTGCTAAATGACCTTGATCTTCCCAAGCTTCCCTATCTTCGCTGTGTCATCAATGAGGCACTCAGACTGTATCCTGCAGCGCCACTTTTGTTGCCTCATTTCTCCTCAAAAGACTGCACTTTGGGGGGATTTCATATACCAGGAGGGACGATTTTGTTGGTGAATGCATGGGGCATTCATAGGGATCCCAAGGTGTGGGAGGAGCCCAACACGTTCAAGCCGGAGAGATTTGAGGCGTTCGACGGAGAAAAAGAGAGGTTCAAATTCGTTCCGTTCGGAACGGGAAGGAGGGCGTGCCCCGGCGCCGGCATGGCCATGCGGACAATGTCATTGGCATTGGGTACTCTGATTCAGTGCTTTGATTGGGAAAGGGTTGGAAAGAAGATGGTGGACATGAGCCAAGGCTTAGGAGTTCTTCTGGCAAAGGCTGAGCCTTTGGAGGCTGTCTGTAGTCCACGCCCATCCATGATTAGCATCCTCTCCCAACTTTGA
- the LOC132183639 gene encoding putative receptor protein kinase ZmPK1, with protein sequence MAALILVSLFSLGLFVPLISSTSDTLSKGSSLSTEKPEDVLTSPNGVFSAGFYPVGDNSFCFAIWFTQPYSQSPHPTIVWMANRDQPVNGRRSKLSLLKNGNLILTDAGKFTVWASNTLSSSSAQLYLYNTGNLVLRTSEGDILWESFDFPTDTLLPQQQLTRNTKLVSSRSQSNYSSGFYKLLFDYDNLLRLLYDGLEISSTYWPDPWLVSWDAGRSTYNSSKIAAIDSLGMFISSDNYTFMSADYGVVLHRRLKLEHDGNIRLYSWEEEEETWVVSWQAIQKPCRIHGICGANSMCSYGAGDGGRKCSCLPGYKMKNLTDWSYGCEPEFDLSCNKKDSGFLLLSSVEFYGYDFGYFPNYTFGECKNLCLQLCDCKAFQFKFDEGKGFSKCYPKTVLLNGYRSPEFEGDLYLRVPESNLLSYTNNSAEDFRLDCSSEGTVQLDRTYGKSRGNRTLKLLLWIAYVVGGLEIICIFLGLSLLRHWRKGKTP encoded by the coding sequence ATGGCTGCTCTAATCTTGGTCAGCCTCTTCTCTTTGGGATTATTTGTTCCATTGATATCATCAACATCTGATACTCTGAGTAAAGGTTCATCTCTCTCCACAGAGAAACCAGAAGATGTTTTAACTTCACCAAATGGGGTCTTCTCTGCAGGCTTTTACCCCGTCGGCGACAACTCCTTCTGCTTTGCCATATGGTTTACCCAGCCATATTCCCAGAGTCCTCACCCCACCATAGTTTGGATGGCCAACCGTGACCAACCGGTAAACGGAAGGCGCTCAAAGCTCTCCCTCCTTAAAAATGGTAATCTTATCCTAACCGACGCCGGTAAGTTCACCGTCTGGGCCTCAAACACTCTTTCAAGCTCTTCAGCACAATTATATCTCTATAACACCGGTAATCTTGTTCTACGTACTTCGGAAGGTGATATTTTGTGGGAAAGCTTTGATTTCCCCACAGATACCCTTCTTCCCCAACAGCAACTCACCAGAAACACAAAGCTTGTCTCCTCCAGAAGCCAGAGCAACTATTCCTCTGGTTTCTACAAGCTTCTTTTCGACTACGACAACCTTCTCCGCCTTCTCTACGACGGTCTTGAGATTTCCAGTACTTATTGGCCTGATCCATGGCTTGTGAGCTGGGATGCCGGAAGGTCCACGTACAACAGCAGCAAAATCGCAGCGATTGATTCATTGGGGATGTTTATTTCGTCTGATAATTACACTTTCATGTCAGCAGACTATGGGGTTGTGCTTCATAGAAGATTGAAACTTGAACACGATGGAAATATTCGACTCTACAGCtgggaagaggaggaggagacgTGGGTTGTTTCATGGCAAGCCATTCAGAAACCTTGCAGGATTCATGGCATTTGTGGGGCTAACAGTATGTGCAGCTATGGTGCTGGTGATGGTGGAAGGAAATGCTCCTGCCTTCCAGGATACAAGATGAAAAATCTTACAGATTGGTCTTATGGGTGTGAACCGGAATTTGATCTCTCTTGCAACAAAAAAGACTCTGGCTTTCTACTGCTATCCTCTGTTGAATTCTATGGTTATGATTTTGGGTATTTCCCAAATTACACATTCGGTGAATGCAAGAATTTGTGCTTGCAATTGTGCGACTGCAAAGCTTTTCAATTCAAATTTGACGAGGGTAAAGGTTTTTCGAAATGTTACCCCAAGACGGTATTGCTGAATGGATATCGTTCGCCGGAGTTCGAGGGAGACCTGTATTTGAGAGTGCCGGAAAGCAATCTCCTCTCCTACACCAACAATTCTGCAGAGGACTTCCGCTTGGATTGCTCGAGTGAAGGTACAGTGCAACTGGACAGAACGTACGGAAAAAGCAGAGGAAATCGGACACTGAAATTGTTGCTCTGGATTGCATATGTAGTGGGAGGGCTTGAAATCATCTGTATCTTTTTGGGGTTGTCTCTCTTGAGGCACTGGAGAAAGGGAAAAACACCATGA